The Zygosaccharomyces rouxii strain CBS732 chromosome G complete sequence genome contains a region encoding:
- the HAP4 gene encoding transcription factor HAP4 (conserved hypothetical protein): protein MVVVKHLPPIQPYPVQHDAPVHIAPSDNGLGSDQAKRRQGGSRKGLVIRTSKHWVLPPRPKPGRKPSERRRTAPSATAGATAPAATTPAPVTIPAPASATSTLASAPTVPTSVPVSASTSSPSAAVPPSTPVSPGTSSIKKDLSKLPIKNINQSSKAHPSANTASASVSESGCNNNNRDYTNTDDQSANSLTPCVSPSPPKRTKTSLKREIQHIKSENTKLKQELGLLVGNLQDLKQKCRRVEAHEDSRNNDENVHCNRKRPLDESLAFLKFEEDEETLPPLLSSNKMKTSSSVSSRTNLTDDEDLLTASSSTPNSLFSLDLQHSHSSSSSCSRSHSKSSPSNEKSQLRFLDTFEQSEFNDKHAEKSMTAPAITATTSANPPTMAPSVELPLSSIKEEESDQFPWIDPAKEEASILDFLQTQQEIYTDPINDKDFFDNSITNNNGNDINDKNDEANGDDNYNNDVTNHNNNTENDDLFQNLSLAAPPTATTTTTACYVPPSLEELMEEQDGGFVNNSNANTTLTNVNDYDDDFDMLRTQVFDMA, encoded by the coding sequence ATGGTAGTCGTTAAGCACTTGCCCCCGATTCAGCCATATCCAGTCCAGCATGATGCGCCTGTTCATATAGCACCAAGCGATAATGGATTAGGATCGGATCAGGCGAAGAGACGTCAGGGCGGCTCGCGCAAAGGACTGGTTATAAGGACTAGCAAACATTGGGTTTTACCACCTAGACCAAAGCCCGGCAGAAAACCAAGCGAAAGAAGACGGACAGCTCCTTCTGCAACAGCAGGTGCTACCGCACCAGCTGCGACGACACCGGCACCGGTGACAATTCCAGCACCAGCATCCGCAACATCAACATTGGCATCAGCGCCAACAGTTCCTACTTCGGTTCCTGTTTCTGCTTCCACCTCGAGTCCATCTGCCGCTGTACCCCCAAGTACGCCCGTCTCTCCCGGCACGTCCTCGATCAAAAAAGATTTATCTAAGCTCCCGATCAAAAACATCAATCAATCTTCCAAGGCGCATCCATCTGCAAACACCGCATCGGCATCGGTTTCTGAATCCGGTtgtaacaataataatagagATTACACGAACACTGATGATCAGTCTGCTAACTCTCTAACTCCCTGTGTTTCGCCTTCACCACCAAAGCGCACAAAGACTTCACTAAAACGTGAAATTCAACATATAAAATCTGAAAATACGAAGCTCAAGCAGGAACTAGGGCTTTTAGTTGGGAACcttcaagatttgaagcAAAAATGTAGGCGCGTGGAAGCACATGAGGATAGCCGCaataatgatgagaatgTCCACTGCAACCGTAAAAGACCCCTTGATGAATCACTGGCTTTTCTCAagtttgaagaagacgaGGAAACGCTTCCTCCCTTGTTATCTTCgaataaaatgaaaactTCGTCATCTGTATCATCAAGGACAAACTTAACAGATGACGAAGATCTACTAACGGCCTCTTCCTCGACACCAAATTCACTTTTCTCCCTTGATCTTCAGCACTCCCATTCGTCTTCGTCATCGTGCTCCAGATCTcattccaaatcttctccATCGAATGAAAAATCCCAATTACGATTTTTGGATACTTTCGAGCAATCAGAGTTTAATGACAAGCATGCAGAAAAATCTATGACGGCACCGGCAATAACTGCAACAACGTCAGCTAATCCACCAACTATGGCACCATCAGTTGAGCTGCCATTAAGTTCAATcaaagaggaagaaagtGACCAATTCCCTTGGATCGACCCTGCAAAGGAAGAAGCATCAATTCTCGATTTTTTACAAACACAACAAGAAATATACACGGATCCCATAAATGACAAAGATTTTTTCGATAATAGTATTACTAATAACAACGGTAACGATATTAATGACaaaaatgatgaagctaatggtgatgataacTACAATAATGATGTTACtaaccacaacaacaatacGGAGAATGAtgatcttttccaaaacttGTCGCTGGCGGCACCTCCAACGGccactactactacaaCTGCATGCTACGTACCCCCATCacttgaagaattaatgGAAGAGCAAGACGGTGGGTTTGTCAATAACTCTAATGCAAATACAACTTTAACGAATGTTAATGATTACGATGACGATTTTGACATGCTAAGAACTCAAGTTTTTGACATGGcctaa